In a genomic window of Glycine max cultivar Williams 82 chromosome 13, Glycine_max_v4.0, whole genome shotgun sequence:
- the LOC547980 gene encoding ABC transporter-like protein isoform X1, which yields MTEVARSVVHDVLGQRVVDVDQPIVDYIVNVLADDDFDFGLDGQGAFEALGELLVAAGCVDDFSHCRSVCSTLCDKFGKHGLVKEKPAVRSLAAPFRMNEGMDDVQAPKKKPEPVDGPLLSERDRLKLERRKRKDERQREAQYQMHLAEMEAARAGMPVVCVRHDNSGGPNVKDIHMENFNISVGGRDLIVDGCVTLSFGRHYGLVGRNGTGKTTFLRHMAMHAIDGVPRNCQILHVEQEVTGDATTALQCVLNSDIERTQLLDEEAQLVAQQREFEDKIEKGDSNGVVGRDDISKRLEEIYKRLEHIDADSAEARAASILAGLSFTPEMQKKATKTFSGGWRMRIALARALFIEPDILLLDEPTNHLDLHAVLWLESYLVKWPKTFIVVSHAREFLNTVVTDIIHLQNQKLTTYKGNYDAFEKTREEQVKNQQKALEANERARSHMQTFIDKFRYNAKRASLVQSRIKALDRMGHVDEIVNDPDYKFDFPTPDDRPGAPIISFSDASFGYPGGPILFKNLNFGIDLDSRIAMVGPNGIGKSTILKLIAGDLQPSSGTVFRSAKVRIAVFSQHHVDGLDLSSNPLLYMMRCYPGVPEQKLRAHLGSFGVTGNLALQPMYTLSGGQKSRVAFAKITFKKPHIILLDEPSNHLDLDAVEALIQGLVLFQGGILMVSHDEHLISGSVEELWVVSEGRVAPFHGTFQDYKKILQSS from the exons ATGACGGAGGTGGCGAGATCAGTGGTGCACGACGTTTTGGGGCAAAGGGTGGTCGACGTGGACCAGCCAATCGTCGATTACATCGTAAACGTCCTCGCCGACGATGACTTCGATTTCGGCCTCGACGGCCAAGGCGCCTTCGAAGCCCTCGGCGAGCTCCTCGTCGCCGCCGGCTGCGTCGACGATTTCTCCCACTGCCGCTCC GTGTGCAGCACGCTGTGCGACAAGTTCGGGAAGCACGGTTTGGTGAAGGAGAAGCCCGCTGTTCGAAGCCTTGCGGCGCCGTTTCGAATGAACGAGGGGATGGACGACGTGCAAGCTCCCAAGAAGAAGCCCGAGCCCGTCGACGGCCCTCTTCTCTCGGAACGCGACCGGTTAAAGCTGGAGAGgcgaaaacgcaaggatgaacGCCAGCGAGAG GCACAATACCAAATGCACTTGGCGGAGATGGAGGCGGCGCGAGCGGGGATGCCGGTGGTGTGTGTGAGACATGATAACAGCGGGGGACCAAACGTGAAGGACATTCATATGGAGAATTTCAACATCTCTGTTGGTGGGCGTGATCTCATTGTGGATGGTTGTGTCACGCTTTCATTTGGAAGGCATTATGGTTTGGTGGGAAGAAATGGGACGGGGAAAACCACTTTCCTTAGGCACATGGCTATGCATGCCATTGATGGTGTTCCGAGGAATTGTCAGATACTGCATGTGGAGCAAGAGGTGACAGGTGATGCTACGACTGCTTTGCAGTGTGTCCTCAACTCTGACATTGAGAGGACTCAGCTTCTAGATGAAGAAGCTCAGTTAGTTGCCCAACAG AGGGAATTCGAGGACAAAATCGAAAAGGGTGATTCGAATGGAGTGGTCGGTAGGGATGACATTTCAAAAAGGCTTGAGGAAATATATAAGAGGCTTGAACACATTGATGCTGATTCGGCCGAGGCACGAGCAGCATCAATACTAGCA GGTTTGAGTTTCACTCCTGAGATGCAGAAGAAGGCAACAAAAACATTTTCTGGAGGATGGCGGATGCGAATAGCTCTTGCTCGTGCATTGTTTATAGAGCCTGATATATTGCTTCTTGATGAGCCTACG aATCATCTTGATCTTCATGCTGTCTTATGGCTTGAATCGTACTTGGTTAAATGGCCAAAAACATTTATCGTTGTTTCTCATGCTAGAGAATTTTTAAACACG GTGGTTACTGATATAATTCACTTACAAAACCAAAAGCTGACTACTTATAAAGGGAATTATGATGCTTTTGAGAAGACTCGAGAAGAACAAGTTAAAAACCAGCAAAAAGCATTAGAGGCAAACGAACGTGCTAGATCTCATATGCAG ACCTTCATTGACAAGTTCCGTTATAATGCGAAGAGGGCATCACTTGTTCAATCTAGAATCAAG gcTTTGGATCGAATGGGCCATGTGGATGAAATTGTTAATGATCCTGA CTACAAATTTGACTTCCCCACTCCAGATGATAGACCTGGTGCACCAATAATAAGTTTCAG TGATGCATCATTTGGTTATCCTGGGGGCCCCATTCTGTTTAAGAATTTGAACTTTGGGATTGATCTCGACAGTCGTATTGCAA TGGTTGGACCAAATGGTATTGGCAAATCAACTATACTTAAGTTAATTGCTGGGGATCTTCAGCCCAGTTCTGGGACTGTCTTCCGATCTGCTAAG GTTCGTATAGCAGTGTTCAGTCAGCACCATGTTGATGGACTCGACTTATCCTCAAATCCTCTTCTGTATATGATGCGCTGCTATCCT GGAGTTCCAGAACAGAAGCTTCGAGCTCACTTAGGTTCTTTTGGTGTAACCGGAAATCTTGCGCTGCAGCCAATGTATACTTTGTCAG GTGGTCAGAAAAGCAGGGTTGCCTTTGCAAAGATAACTTTTAAGAAGCCACACATAATATTGCTTGATGAGCCATCCAATCATCTG GATTTGGATGCTGTTGAGGCGCTTATTCAAGGTCTTGTGCTGTTCCAAGGAGGCATTCTCATG GTGAGTCACGATGAGCACCTCATCTCTGGAAGCGTGGAGGAACTATGGGTTGTATCCGAAGGAAGAGTGGCACCATTCCATGGCACATTCCAAGATTATAAGAAGATACTCCAATCATCCTAG
- the LOC100527226 gene encoding uncharacterized protein LOC100527226: protein MGFAGALRNIVRPLSVASSRALTPRISTNASMAPFCPAFPSPCKTPQWLHPLWNHFHSLTDTRFPKRRPSEKPRRKRASLRPSGPYAWVQYTPGQPILPNKPNEGSVKRRNEKKRMRQRRAFILAEKKKRKAQLQEANRKKNIQRVERKMAAVAREREWAERLAELQRLEEEKKKSMA, encoded by the exons ATGGGATTTGCAGGAGCCCTAAGAAACATTGTTCGCCCTCTTTCAGTTGCATCATCAAGAGCTTTAACGCCTCGGATCTCCACCAATGCTTCGATGGCACCATTTTGTCCTGCTTTTCCGTCTCCCTGCAAAACTCCTCAATGGCTTCATCCCCTTTGGAATCACTTCCACAGCTTGACAGACACTCGCTTTCCCAAGAGACGACCCTCGGAAAAACCTCGTCGAAAGAGAGCCAGCTTGAGACCCTCTG GGCCTTATGCTTGGGTTCAATATACACCTGGCCAACCCATACTTCCAAATAAGCCTAATGAAGGGAGTGTCAAAAGGAGAAATGAGAAGAAACGCATGAGGCAACGCCGGGCCTTTATATTG gctgaaaagaagaaaaggaaggcTCAGCTGCAAGAGGCTAATCGCAAGAAAAATATTCAGAGGGTAGAACGTAAAATGGCTGCCGTTGCAAGGGAAAGAGAGTGGGCAGAAAGACTGGCTGAGTTGCAGCGACttgaggaagagaagaaaaaatctaTGGCTTGA